A section of the Castanea sativa cultivar Marrone di Chiusa Pesio chromosome 12, ASM4071231v1 genome encodes:
- the LOC142618280 gene encoding chloroplast envelope quinone oxidoreductase homolog, giving the protein MAGKLMKAVQYNGYGKGPDGLQHVEVPIPTPKNDEVLLKLEAASLNPFDWKVQKGMLRPFLPRKFPHIPASDVAGEVVEVGPGVTNFKAGDKVVAVVNPMNGGGLAEFAVTKENITVARPSELSADKVVGLPIAGLTAHQAITQSAGVKLDGSGKKKTNILITAASGGVGHYAVQLAKLGNTHVTATCGARNIELVKNLGADEVLDYKTPDGAALRSPSGIKYDAVIHCATGIPWSTFEPNLSPNGKVVDITPSPSALLTFALKKLTLSKKQLVPLIVIPKSENLQYLVNLVKEGKLKTIIDSKYPLRKAKDAWSKSIDGHATGKIIVEP; this is encoded by the exons ATGGCTGGGAAACTCATGAAAGCAGTGCAGTATAATGGCTATGGCAAAGGACCTGATGGCTTACAG CATGTTGAAGTACCGATTCCCACTCCCAAAAATGATGAGGTTTTGTTGAAATTGGAAGCAGCAAGTCTAAATCCATTTGACTGGAAAGTTCAGAAAGGCATGCTGAGGCCTTTTCTTCCTCGCAAGTTCCCTCACATACCTG CTTCTGATGTGGCAGGAGAGGTTGTGGAGGTTGGACCAGGAGTGACAAATTTCAAAGCTGGTGATAAAGTTGTAGCTGTGGTTAACCCAATG AATGGTGGTGGACTAGCAGAGTTTGCTGTGACCAAGGAGAACATTACAGTTGCAAGACCATCTGAACTTTCAGCAGACAAAGTAGTAGGCTTGCCAATTGCAGGTTTGACGGCTCACCAGGCTATAACACAATCAGCTGGTGTCAAGCTTGATGGAAGTGGAAAGAAGAAGACAAATATTCTGATAACTGCTGCTTCTGGTGGTGTGGGTCACTATGCTGTTCAACTGGCCAAGCTTGGCAATACTCATGTGACAGCCACTTGTGGTGCTCGCAACATTGAACTTGTAAAGAATTTAGGTGCTGACGAGGTTCTTGACTACAAGACCCCAGATGGGGCAGCTCTGAGGAGCCCCTCTGGCATAAAATATGACGCAGTTATTCACTGTGCAACAGGCATTCCTTGGTCTACTTTTGAGCCTAATTTGAGCCCAAATGGTAAGGTAGTTGATATTACTCCTAGCCCTAGTGCCCTGCTGACTTTTGCCCTGAAGAAACTTACATTGTCCAAGAAGCAATTGGTGCCACTAATAGTAATTCCCAAGAGTGAGAACCTCCAATATCTTGTTAACTTGGTCAAGGAAGGGAAGCTCAAGACAATAATTGACTCAAAATATCCCCTGCGCAAGGCCAAAGATGCTTGGTCTAAGAGTATTGATGGCCATGCAACTGGGAAGATCATTGTGGAGCCTTAG